The Primulina tabacum isolate GXHZ01 chromosome 10, ASM2559414v2, whole genome shotgun sequence region TTGCATGTTTGTATAATGATTtagttgatttatatttaaatatagatcaaaatgtaattataaaaaatagtgaGAGAGCTATACGACcattttgatatattaattaaaaaataaatgtaaaaaaagaaaaaaaagacccaaataaaaataaaacttttaACTTAATACTTGACAATAAAGAGTCTATCCACTGAGTTACAATAGTTTACATCAGAATTTTAGCACTTTattagtatatatattattattaaaaccGAACACCaaaagttagttactctaagtgtctcaaacttaataatatagtataaatagtacatataatgatcaaaatgtatttataagaaataattagAGAAtacattataattttaatatatgaataaaaaataaagataaaaaatatcAAAGTATGAATTGAACCTACAGCTTGAAGTTTAAGAAACAAAAATTCTATACGCTAAGCTAAATGTgacttgcattaaaatttaacactttattataaatataattattaaaacagatcaTGATACTAAAAATAAGTTATTATAAATGTctcaaatataataatatagatTATATTTACCTTTAAAAACCTTGGAGTGGTAGCAAcccaaatattattttcatgaaAATTTCACTGATCAATCTTGttatctatataaatatataataatcgATATTGAACAtgtctaaaatattttataactcGTGTCTAAACAAAAAGTTATTGTCAACATATTGACATTTCCATTCTTTAATAAAAACTTTTATCCATCCTAGGCCCGTATTTTGTGGTGAATTGTCACGTTTGCCCGCCCAACCTTGTCTTTATCTTGCTTCCTTCACTTTCATTGATTTTATATTCTCCCGATATTACTTTTTTAATCCTCCGATTATTATTAAGACTTTTCTTTTCGATCCTTGACTACGCGACTCACTTTATTTAAAATTGCTGGTTTGACCTACAATCTTTATTGTTTTTACAATTTCCAAAATATTACCAAGATTAATATGCCAAAGTAGCAACACATTTTAGTCCCAAATATCAGATAATACCGATCCAAAAATATCTgaataaagaaaaatgaaaataacataaagaaattattaaatttacaaGCAAACTAAACAAATACAAGACCAAATGGGCAAATTTTCCAcctcattttttatttatttttcataataCTCCACAAATTAATTATGTCTCCTTGGTTCTTGCGGCAGTACTTCGTCGGCACaaacagttttttttttttttctttatcgTATTTAACTCGGTGCTTCACAAGCGAACAGTAGGCACAGTGTtccattaattaaaatattctcTCTCTCTATTACTCACTGTTTAGTCCATCCTGCAAAGGGTTGAACAAGAAGAAGTCGAAAAGTTAGAGGAGCAAAAAAGTGCTGAAAGCATGCCTTTGCTGGATTTTCTTGCTTCATTTTTTCCGTAAAAGTAAGGATTGTGAAAGCCCGTTTCTTGTTActgcctttttttttttcattttctggttCCATGAGTGTGTGTCGTGTGTGCGAAGCAGGAAAAGTAAACCATGTTACCGGAAGGAACGATAATCTAGCTATTTCGACAACGAAAGGCAGAGTCTTTTTTAAGTTTAATATCACATTGTGTTCTTGTTAAAAGAATTTCAATTCTTTGAAGCTTAACGTTGATGTGATCCACCTTTGCAGCTGGTGTATTTGTACTTCTCAAGTCTATCCGCTGTCCTCCAGCCCCAAACTCATAAACTATTATGCTCCAATAAATTGATCGTTATGAAATGTTTTACAAATTTACAGATATAGATGTCCGCTGCCTGCTATCCAGTTACATATCCTGTAAGAatctgtgtgtgtgtggtgaCCAGAAGATAGAGTTGATATATATAGTTTAGAACTAAGTgaaaattgcctcttgttgttgatgatttttgcTAGCTATCCATAGAGTCAGTAGATAGATGGTATTCTCCGTAGCTAGAGTTGGAATTTTGTATTCTTGAAGCATTTAGGTGATGCCTTCTAACTGTTAGTGAAATTATGTATTAGGATATATTTTGCTTGAAATTGtgaagattttgaagcaatgTGGACTACATTTGATCTCAACTGAAAGTCATGAAGAATCCACAGTCATTTAGGAACTCAGGTGCCTATACGAGCCCTGGAACGCCAGATTATGGTGATGGTAATGTGGGAGGAACACTTAAAAGCTGGCATTCAGAGCGAATACCATTTCCAACAAATAGTAACCGGAGTCATATTAATGCTGCTGCTTTGATGCCCTTTAATAGTGGGCGTGCTTTGCCTTCGAAATGGGATGATGCTGAGAGATGGATCACGAGCCCAATTTCTGGTAATGCTTCTTGCAAGACCTCATTAGGGCAGTCTCAAAGGCGACAAAAATCTAAGAGTGGACCTCAGGATCTTGGGTACTTCTCGAACTATTCTCCCATTGTGCCCGTGCTTGAAGGTGGGAATGTGAGGAATTACACAGCAAATTCGCCGCTTACAACTGGAGTGTTGGTCCCAGATGGGTTCCATGTTCATTATGATGGtgggattttcgaaaaatcaaattttttgtaTGCAGAAAATAGTATGACTTGGAATAGTAGCGTGCCTGGATTGTCAGATTTGCTTAGTGAAACTTCAGTGCCAAGCTCTCAAGGTATATATGGAGTCGTTCTTTCCATTAGTTTTGTGACTTCTATACATATTGAACTTCTCATGCATTTACCTAATTCCCATGTCTTTTGATTGTTATCTAGGCTTGCCGCTTATCAATTGCCAGTTTCAGTGTTTGAGGGTtttctataatttaaaaaccTGGGTAGTTTCTCTGCTCTAGATGTATATAATGAGCCCCATTcttaattttgattttgttagTTCACAATAAATCAAATCTCCCTAAATTGGAGTCGAACCTTAACTATCCTCAATAGCCAAACCTACCATTTAACATCTGTTTAGTTTGCGAAATGAATTACTTGATTTTTCTTCCACTGCACTTAAGGTAGGTTAATACTACTTAATAACTAATTTTTTTGTTGAATCGAACAACAGATTATAAACTTGACAGCACCAAGGGCGAAGAAGCATTGGTTTCGCGGACTGTTTCACGGAGGGATATGGCAACTCAAATGAGCCCAGAGGGAAGTTCTCATTCATCTTCCAAGGGGCGGTTGTCGTTCTCTGCCTTAACTTCTGGAATCTCTACTTTCTTGATTCCGGACAGGAGTACTCCTGCAGCTAAAGATGAAATCAGGGATGTTCAGGTGGACAAAGGCACGACTACATTGAGGCACTCAAAAAAACAAGTAATGAGAAAATTGAAATACTCGACCAATGTTGACGACTTGCCTTTGCCTTGGAGTATCGCAGAGGCGTCAAGAAACACATCGAGGTATGCTTTGTTTGTTAGTGAATAAAATGAAGGTAAAAAGTATTACCCGCCAATGTTGGTCAGCAATAATTTGTCAGGACATGGTTGTCTTATCAAAATATAAGCTTGGGTTGTTATGTAGTAGATTTGAGTTGTTGCTGCAGAGAGCTTAAAAATTGTGAAAACTCGTGGCTATCCTCAATGGAAGTATTAGTTAAATTCTAATAGAATATATAATGAAAGCTGCAATGGTGTATTTTTCGGATGTGAAAGGTTACAAAAGAGAACCACTTCCTTAAAAATTTGTAATTAGTATGTATCTGTGGTGTTTATCCAGATTGCAAAGAGAGGAAGCCAAGATCACAGCTTGGGAGAACTTGCAGAAGGCAAAAGCGGAGGCAGCTATTCAGAAACTCGAGGTATTGTGTAACCACCTGGTTATTAAACACAATATATTTGTTTGTACTACTGCATCAAAAAGATGCAAAAAATGGTGATTTTACAGGCCACTTGTATCAACTCATGTATGTACAGTTTTAATACCATAACTTTCGTGATGACATAGTCGTACTGTTACATGTATGCATTCA contains the following coding sequences:
- the LOC142506026 gene encoding uncharacterized protein LOC142506026; the encoded protein is MKNPQSFRNSGAYTSPGTPDYGDGNVGGTLKSWHSERIPFPTNSNRSHINAAALMPFNSGRALPSKWDDAERWITSPISGNASCKTSLGQSQRRQKSKSGPQDLGYFSNYSPIVPVLEGGNVRNYTANSPLTTGVLVPDGFHVHYDGGIFEKSNFLYAENSMTWNSSVPGLSDLLSETSVPSSQDYKLDSTKGEEALVSRTVSRRDMATQMSPEGSSHSSSKGRLSFSALTSGISTFLIPDRSTPAAKDEIRDVQVDKGTTTLRHSKKQVMRKLKYSTNVDDLPLPWSIAEASRNTSRLQREEAKITAWENLQKAKAEAAIQKLEMNLEKKRSKSMDKIFDKLRAAQMKAQAVRHLPSENNATRATHRSRKGISFVKYFETCSFCHHCVCRES